The following nucleotide sequence is from Borrelia sp. A-FGy1.
AGCAATTTTTATTGGAGCAATAGAAGTTTGAAGAGCCTGAAGATCAGTATTTGCCACAATAAATTCTACATCTCTTACTCCATACTCAATCATACGGTTAACAGCATTACTACCCCCTCCACCTGCACCAATTACCTTAAGAACCGTAGGGTTTGCGGCAGAATCAAATCTCCTTGCATGACTATCAATAATATTATAATCTTTCATTAAATTTCCTCCATGGCTGGTCAAAACCACTCTTTCAAAAACCAACCTTTCAACTTTGAAGATATTTTGTTTTGCTTCTTAGATTTATTATTTATTTTCTTCAATTTATTGAATTTTTGCTGTTCATGTCTATAAAGAACAAGACCAAGAGCAGAGGCAAACTTAGGATCGATATATTCCTCCCCTACTCCATTAATATTCATTGGAAATCCTATTCTTGATGGATATTTAAATACCTCTTCCATTAAATTAGAAATACCAGGAAATAATGCTCCCCCACCAGTTAAAACAATTCCTCCGTTAATTTTGTTATAAAGTCCTCTTTTCATTATTTCAACTTTAATTATTTCAAAAATTTCACCTAACCTTGAATTAATAATAATAGCTAATTCTTTTCTACTCTTCTCCTGGGGAGGTCTAGTTCCAAGATTAGGAATAATAACACTTTCCATTTGACTCTCAAGTACAGAAATATGAGCAACTCCTGCTGTTATTTTAATATTCTCAGCAACATCTTCAGGGACCTTCCATACCTGAGCAATATCAAGAGTTACTCTATTTGCACCAATAGGAACCACACCAGTATAATAAGGAGAGCCATCGATATAAAGAATTATATCTGTTGTCCCCTTGCCCATATCAATAAACAGAACCCCCATTTCCCTCTCTTCTTTAGACAAAGTAGAATATGACGATGCCAAACTTCCAAGAACAATCTCATCAACAGAAAATCCAGCACGATTTACACATCTAACTAAATTTTGACTTGAAGAGCTAGACCCTGTAATAATATGCACTTCTCCTTCAAGACGAATCCCCATCATATCGATTGGATTCTTTATATGAGGAATACCATCTACAATAAATTCCTGAGGAACCACATGTAAAATTTCTCTATCCATAGGAATTACAATTGCCTTAGCTGCCTCAATAACACGATCAACATCTTCTTCATCAATTTCCCTAGTTTTCGAATTTATTGCAACAACTCCACGAGAATTAGTGCCTTCGATACTACTACCTGACATAGAAACAGAAAGAGTAGAAATATCACATCCAGAAATAAGCTCAGCAGCTTCAATAGAATTAGAGATTGAATCAAGAGCTGCTTCAATGTTTATAAGGACCCCCTTCCTAACACCTCTTGACACACTAGTGCCTATTCCAACTATTTCCAATTGGTTGTTTAAATTTACTTCAGCAACAACAGTACAAATCTTTGAAGTTCCAACATCCAATCCCACTATCAAATTCCTAGACACTAATTTTCTCCTAACAAAATGATATCACCACTTCTTAAATCAATAGTACCGGAGCTCTCTTTAAGTAAATCAGCTATCATTAATACCTTATGCAATGCACCCATTAAGCTCATATCAGCTGTTATTAATATCTTATTATATATATTTTTCATATATAAAGTTATCTTGTAATCATAGAAATTCAATTTTAAAAAATTGATCTCTGATATTAAATTATACAAGGTATTCTTATTTATTTTAATATAATTAAGTTTCTTTATAACAGTAGCCATCCTGTCTTCTAAAAAATCACCAACTTCATTATCATTTAAATTCAATCCACTAACTATGGGCAAATCATAAATTAAGTCTCTACCTTTTTCTAGTATTACACCATCTGAATCAATAAAATAATAAACAAAGCTACCGTCAATATTCTCATAAGCAGCAACAACTGGAAATCTCTTTTCAATATTAATACTAATCTTATTAGGAAATATAAGTTTCACTTTTACATTTTTTATTCTTAAATCTTTCTTAATATTCGCTTCATAAGAATTGACATCAGCTTCATAATAATAAGTATTAGGTTTAATACCTGAAATTTTTATTATATCTTTCTTAGAAATATTAATACCATCATTAAAACTAATATATCTAATTAAAAAATAAGGTGATACAAAAATAATAAAAATAACCTCAAGTAAAATAATAGAAACAATTACATATATATAATTTAATAAAAACTTTTTATAAGCTATCATAATTTAAAATCAAATTAATTTTTATACAAATACCAAAATTTACTCACTCTCAATATCTTTAGCAACATTTGCAATTAGTCCAGCAAGTGCCATTGTAACTACGATAGAAGAACCACCTGATGAAAAAAATGGTAAATTTATTCCTGTAGGAGGTAAAAGTCCAACTGCAATTAAAATATTCATAATACTTTGAAGAAAAATAGCAAGACTTGAAATAAAAGCAATAAAAAATTTAAATCTAGTCTTAGCATAAATAGAAACAAAGTATCCAATATAAAAAAATAAAAAAAATAGTAAAATTGCAAAACAAACCCCTAAAAATCCCAACTCTTCTCCAAGAACTGAAAAAATAAAATCAGAATTTGCTTCTGGAAGTTTTCCAAGTTTTATTTCTCCCATCCCAAGTCCTTTGCCCCAAATGCCTCCACTCTTTAAAGCATTAAGTGATGCAATTATCTGATACCCTTTTCCTGAAGGGTCCTCATAAGGATTTAAAAATGCAAAAACCCTAGCAACTCTATAAGGTTCAAATATCAAAAAAAGAACAGAAATTGGTAAAAATGTAAATAAAATAGAAAACATATAACCAAATGACATTTCAGAAACAAATAATATAATAAAAAAAAGAATAGCAAAATAAATAGCTGTTGAATAATCATTTTGTAAAATTATAAGCAACCAAAAACTAGAAAAAATTAACATAGGTTTAATCCAATAAGAAATATTATTATCTGATTTTAATTTAAATTTACTCAAATAACTTGAAAGATAAATTGTAAACGACAACTTAAAAAGTTCTGATGGCTGTATACTAACACCTTTTAAAAATATCCACCTTTTTGCACCTGAAATACTAGGAGACAAAAATGTCACCAAAACCAATGTCAAGGTTACAAGTAATATAATTGACACTATTTTTCTTAAAAAATCTAGAGAAATTCTTTCAAAAACAAAAAATATAATAAAACTTAAAAAAAGATATTTAAGACGCATTAAAAATAAAAAATTAGGATCTCCTGTAAGCTCCAAACTTAAAAAAAATGAAGATGTATAAAATATAATAAGTCCATAAGAAACAAGTGACCACAAAACAAGTAAATAGTATCTCCTAAGTGAACCTTTATCTAAAAACATAACAGCAACTGTAAACTCATCAAACTCATCTAATCTTAAGAGTACTTAATGCAAGTATAGCAAATATTAAACCTATTATCCAAAATCTAATAACAACCTGCATCTCAGACCAACCAAGTTCTTCAAAATGATGATGAAGTGGTGCCATCTTAAATATTCTCCTCTTAGTTTTTTTATATACAATAACCTGAATAATTACAGACAAAGTTTCAACCACAAAAACTCCTGCAAGGATTACAAAAAGAATCTCATTTTTTAAGATTAAAGCTGTCATTCCAAGTATTGCTCCAATTGATAAACTACCAGTATCTCCCATCATTATTTTAGCAGGATAAGCATTAAACCATAAAAATCCAAAACTACCCCCAAGCAAAGCTCCAAGAAATATTACAAGTTCTTCAGAACCTTTAATATTTGGAATATTTAAATAAGATGCAAAATCTGCTCTACTTGTAAGATATGCAATTATTATTAAAGCCCCTGTTATAACTATACTAAGCCCAATAGCAAGCCCATCAAGTCCATCTGTTAAATTAAATGAATTGGAGGCAGATATCAAAACAAACATTCCAAAGGGAATATACAAAAACCCTAAATCTAACTTGAAAGACTTAATGAATGGAAAATAAATTATGCTAACATGTTCACTTCCAAAATAATAAAGAATACTAACTGAAATAAAAGAAAACAAGATCTGTCCATAAATTTTAAATCTAGCATTAAGACCATTTGTACTTTTTCTTTTTATCTTCAAAAAATCATCTATAAATCCCAAAAATGCAAAACTAAGCATTACAAAAAGTATAATTAAAAAGTAAATATTTAAAGGATTAGACCAAAACAATAAAGAGACTAAAACACAAAAAAAAATAAGAATACCTCCCATAGTAGGAATTCCCATTTTCTCATTTAAATGCCGCTTAGGACCTTCTTTCCTTAAAATTTGATCTAGATTCCATTTTTTAAGTTTTAATATAATAAAAGGCCCAAAATATAAAGCAAGCAAAAACGCAAAAACAGTGGCATAAGCGGTCCTAAAAGTAATATACTTAAGCAATCTTAATCCTAAAAGATAAAACATGAAATCTCTTTAATCCTTAAATATAATCAAAAATCCTTTCAAGTCTATTTGACCTCGACCCTTTAATAACAATAAAACATTTAGAATCTAAACTTTTAACAAAAAAATCAATAAAATCTTCAAAATTATTAAAGTAATATAAGTTACTTAAACTTAAATTTTCACTTTTCTTTACTTCTTGATATTCTTTTCCAATTAAAAAAACTTTTTCAAAATCCATTAAAATAATCTCTTGAACTACTGCTTTATGCGCTTTATACGAAAATTTTCCAAGTTCTTTAAAAGCACCAAGAACAATAAATTTTTTACCTTCAATATCAAGATCCAAAATCATCTTCTTTAAAGCCATAAAAGAGCCCAAATTACCATTATAAGAATCATTTAACACTAAATAGTCCTTTACTTTTATAAGCTCTACTCTACCCTTTTGAAAATCAGTATTCATAAGCCCTTTTTTAATTTCATCTTCTTTAAGACCAAGCAATAAAGCTAAATTAATGCAGGATATTGCATTAAAAATATTATGTCTACCTGGTAACAAAATAGAATAATGAAACCCTTTATAAGTAAAATCATAAGAAAATTTTTCGTTTAACATTGAAAATTCTCTTATTTGTAGCTTATTAAATTCAAAATTAAAAATCTTACTCCCTGGACTTCTAACATTAGCTATTTCTCTCAAATTAGGATGATAAGGACAACTCTCATTTAAGATAACTATCTGAGTATCCTTAGTAATTATTCTACCCTTCTCAGAAGCAACAATATCTAGATTCTCAAAAGCCTGCATATGTGCATAACTTATATTTGTAATAACAACAATTTCCGGATTTAATATTTCAGAAAGAAGACTCATCTCTCCAATATAGCTAATACCAACCTCAAAAACAGCATACTCTTCATCTCCTCCTGTTCTTAAGATACTAAGAGGAAGTCCAATACTTGAATTTAAATTACCCCAAGTCTTGCAAGTTTTATACTTTTCAGACAATATACTATAAAGCATTTCCTTTGTTGTAGTTTTGCCATTACTACCAGTAACAGCTATCCTTTTAAAATTTGTTCTTTTAATAAAATGAGCTGCCAATTTCTGGAGAAAAACAACTACATCACTAGTAAGTAAAAAAACCAAATCATCTTTATTTTCTAAATATTCAATACATGCAAGCTCATAATCCATAGAACACACAAAACATTTAACACCAATATCAATTAAATACTTAACAAAAGAAAATCCATCTACTCTATCTCCCTTATAAGCAAAATAAAGACTATCACAACTATTATCTTTATTTATTTCACGACTATCAATCGAATAAAATGAAACAACTTTTTGCATACTGCTTAAATTACCAATAAATTTAATATCCCTTAAAGAATATAGAATGTCTTCAATTCTTATATGCACTAAATACCCTCATTTAAGGAATCTATTATTCAATAACATTTATATTCTTATCTTCCTGTCTCTCTAAATCTAAATAATCCCGACTAAGCTCTTCTATCCTCTCAATATTCTCCAGTTCATATATTACAGTTAATAATCTAAGATTTTCATCAACAATATTACTTTGCTCTTTATTTAAATCTTCAAACTCTCGAAGTTTCACAACATATCTAAAGTTAAGATAAATATTTAGACAAGCCACTGATGTTAATATTAAAATCAATAAATAATACAGTATAACTTCAATTTTACCTATTTTAACCATCTATTCTTTTTATAACTCTAAGCTTAGCACTTCTTGATGCATTATTACATCTCTTCTCTTTAAAGCTTGGGATTATAGGCTTTTTAGTCAAGACAGAATACGAATTTTTATCTAATTCTTTAAAAAATTCCTTTACAATTTTATCTTCCAATGAATGAAATGTAATAATAGCCAAAATTCCATTCTTTGCTAATTTTTCTAACCACAATGGCAAACTTCTTTTCAATCTTAAAAGTTCATCATTAACATAAATCCTTAATGCCTGAAAAGTTTTAGTTGCTGGATTTATTTTAATATTTATCCTAGGATAATCTCTACCAATTAAATTCTGTAGTTCTAAAGCAGTTTTTATTTTTCTCACTTTCCTATATTCTAAAATAGATTTTACAATTCTTCTATAATAATTCTCTCCACCTAGTTCATAAATTAAATTTTCTAGTTTTTCTTTAGTAAAAGTATTTACAATATCATAAGCACTAAGACCTCCAGCGCAAGGATTAAGTCTCATATCCAATATCTCTTCTTTAAGAAAAGAAAATCCCCTTCCACTCTTCTTGTAATGGAACATAGATATTCCAAGGTCAACTAAAATAAAATCAACATTATTGCTTAAAGGATATTCACCAAAAAAATCGTCAAACCAAACATTAAAATATAAAATTCTATCTTTAAATTCTTCAAGAAATTTTTTCGCAATATTTAAAACAGCAACATCTCTTTCTATCCCAACTACATTAATATTTTCATATTTCCTTAAAACTGCGCCTGAATGACCTCCCTCTCCCAGAGTACAATCTATAAAAATATATCCATCACTTACATATACTGTTTCTAAAAGATTAATAACTTCATCTAGAAGTACAGGACTATGAATAATACCATTATCCATTAATAACAAACCTATAAGTTAATTTTTTATCTGTCTCATAAATATCTCCATACTTAATGACAAGTTCGTTTTTTTCCTTAGCAAACTCCAGATTTTTTATTTCAAGAATCCCATTATCCCTTTTTATTTTAGAAGAGTCATAATTATCGTCTCCAGAGATTACATATAAATTATTATTTAAAACAATACTCTGAAACTTCACACGAAAAACACTCATGTTATTTAAAAACACCTCAAAGTAATAAATACCCTTAAGAGAATTTGAAGGATTAATATTTTCTTTAGAGAAATTTAAAATAAGTCCATAGTTTCCAAACTCTACATCTAAATTTGTATTCTTCTGTAATTCAAACATCTCTCCATCCTTGTCTTTTAAAAGGACATTATTCAAAGAAAAGGAAGTATCTATACTTAAATTGCCTTTGTTTTTTATTACAAATAATGGATTAATTATATTTCCTTTATGTTGATCAATAACTATAACATCAAAGATTCTATTATCATCTAAAAAATATATTTTTTCATTTTTATAAACAAAATTACCAAAAAATTCTAAATCAAAGCCCAAATCTTTATCAAAAATGATTAAAATACTTCTTTCATATTCTTTCTCTTTATTTTTAGAATATAAAATTTTATAATTATTTGAAAAAATAGAAACACTTGTATCTAGAGACCTGAGCCTTATACCAATATTCAAATCATCGTCTCTAGGTTCTCCAAAATCACTAACTAAATCAAATTTCTCATCTCCCCTGAATTCCAAAAATGAATATAAATTAGAAAAAATAAAAAGAAAAAGAAATAAAATTTTCATGGCATCACATTCCCAAATATCTTAAATCACCATCATCATTAAAGTATAAAATTCCATCATCAAGTTCAATATATGAAGTTATCCTATCTTTGAAAAAGATATTATCTAGCAGTTTAAAAGAATTAGCAGAATAAGTTCTTAAATTTATTACTTTAGTTTCTAAATCATAAAAATATATTCTATAAATCCCATAAAAAGAATTATAAGAAGCACTTAAAACAGAATTTCTATTATTAACTTTTAAAATTTTACCGTTTTCAATATTAATCATTAAAAATGAATTATTAGTTTCAATCAATAAATTATAAAAATCATCTATCTTTAAAAAAGAATTAAAATTTTTAATTTTCAAATTGTTAATACTTAATACCTGTTTACATTGATCATCTAAATTAATCAATTCTAAAGAACACTTGTCGCTCTTTCTTACTACACATAAATACTTATTATCTAAGCTTAACTTAACATATAAAACTGGAACTCCAATATCCGGCGCATCTCTAATATAAGCCAAGTTACCTTGTTTATATACATAAACCTTGCCATCAGAAAGGCCTACAGACAAAATATCATTATTATAGTCAAAGCTTAATATTGATGCTATAAACTTCAAAGACAAAATTTTACTTCCATCAATCCCATAAACTACTAAAGATTTATATAACTCATTTAAAGCAAAAATAGCATTTCCTTTTGCAAAAACATATCCTTTAAATCTAAACGAAAATAAAAATTTATTAGTTTTTTTAAGAAATACAGAATAATCATCTTTGAACT
It contains:
- the mraY gene encoding phospho-N-acetylmuramoyl-pentapeptide-transferase; translated protein: MFYLLGLRLLKYITFRTAYATVFAFLLALYFGPFIILKLKKWNLDQILRKEGPKRHLNEKMGIPTMGGILIFFCVLVSLLFWSNPLNIYFLIILFVMLSFAFLGFIDDFLKIKRKSTNGLNARFKIYGQILFSFISVSILYYFGSEHVSIIYFPFIKSFKLDLGFLYIPFGMFVLISASNSFNLTDGLDGLAIGLSIVITGALIIIAYLTSRADFASYLNIPNIKGSEELVIFLGALLGGSFGFLWFNAYPAKIMMGDTGSLSIGAILGMTALILKNEILFVILAGVFVVETLSVIIQVIVYKKTKRRIFKMAPLHHHFEELGWSEMQVVIRFWIIGLIFAILALSTLKIR
- a CDS encoding FtsQ-type POTRA domain-containing protein; this encodes MIAYKKFLLNYIYVIVSIILLEVIFIIFVSPYFLIRYISFNDGINISKKDIIKISGIKPNTYYYEADVNSYEANIKKDLRIKNVKVKLIFPNKISINIEKRFPVVAAYENIDGSFVYYFIDSDGVILEKGRDLIYDLPIVSGLNLNDNEVGDFLEDRMATVIKKLNYIKINKNTLYNLISEINFLKLNFYDYKITLYMKNIYNKILITADMSLMGALHKVLMIADLLKESSGTIDLRSGDIILLGEN
- the ftsW gene encoding putative lipid II flippase FtsW, yielding MFLDKGSLRRYYLLVLWSLVSYGLIIFYTSSFFLSLELTGDPNFLFLMRLKYLFLSFIIFFVFERISLDFLRKIVSIILLVTLTLVLVTFLSPSISGAKRWIFLKGVSIQPSELFKLSFTIYLSSYLSKFKLKSDNNISYWIKPMLIFSSFWLLIILQNDYSTAIYFAILFFIILFVSEMSFGYMFSILFTFLPISVLFLIFEPYRVARVFAFLNPYEDPSGKGYQIIASLNALKSGGIWGKGLGMGEIKLGKLPEANSDFIFSVLGEELGFLGVCFAILLFFLFFYIGYFVSIYAKTRFKFFIAFISSLAIFLQSIMNILIAVGLLPPTGINLPFFSSGGSSIVVTMALAGLIANVAKDIESE
- the rsmH gene encoding 16S rRNA (cytosine(1402)-N(4))-methyltransferase RsmH; the protein is MDNGIIHSPVLLDEVINLLETVYVSDGYIFIDCTLGEGGHSGAVLRKYENINVVGIERDVAVLNIAKKFLEEFKDRILYFNVWFDDFFGEYPLSNNVDFILVDLGISMFHYKKSGRGFSFLKEEILDMRLNPCAGGLSAYDIVNTFTKEKLENLIYELGGENYYRRIVKSILEYRKVRKIKTALELQNLIGRDYPRINIKINPATKTFQALRIYVNDELLRLKRSLPLWLEKLAKNGILAIITFHSLEDKIVKEFFKELDKNSYSVLTKKPIIPSFKEKRCNNASRSAKLRVIKRIDG
- the murF gene encoding UDP-N-acetylmuramoyl-tripeptide--D-alanyl-D-alanine ligase, producing MHIRIEDILYSLRDIKFIGNLSSMQKVVSFYSIDSREINKDNSCDSLYFAYKGDRVDGFSFVKYLIDIGVKCFVCSMDYELACIEYLENKDDLVFLLTSDVVVFLQKLAAHFIKRTNFKRIAVTGSNGKTTTKEMLYSILSEKYKTCKTWGNLNSSIGLPLSILRTGGDEEYAVFEVGISYIGEMSLLSEILNPEIVVITNISYAHMQAFENLDIVASEKGRIITKDTQIVILNESCPYHPNLREIANVRSPGSKIFNFEFNKLQIREFSMLNEKFSYDFTYKGFHYSILLPGRHNIFNAISCINLALLLGLKEDEIKKGLMNTDFQKGRVELIKVKDYLVLNDSYNGNLGSFMALKKMILDLDIEGKKFIVLGAFKELGKFSYKAHKAVVQEIILMDFEKVFLIGKEYQEVKKSENLSLSNLYYFNNFEDFIDFFVKSLDSKCFIVIKGSRSNRLERIFDYI
- the ftsA gene encoding cell division protein FtsA, whose product is MSRNLIVGLDVGTSKICTVVAEVNLNNQLEIVGIGTSVSRGVRKGVLINIEAALDSISNSIEAAELISGCDISTLSVSMSGSSIEGTNSRGVVAINSKTREIDEEDVDRVIEAAKAIVIPMDREILHVVPQEFIVDGIPHIKNPIDMMGIRLEGEVHIITGSSSSSQNLVRCVNRAGFSVDEIVLGSLASSYSTLSKEEREMGVLFIDMGKGTTDIILYIDGSPYYTGVVPIGANRVTLDIAQVWKVPEDVAENIKITAGVAHISVLESQMESVIIPNLGTRPPQEKSRKELAIIINSRLGEIFEIIKVEIMKRGLYNKINGGIVLTGGGALFPGISNLMEEVFKYPSRIGFPMNINGVGEEYIDPKFASALGLVLYRHEQQKFNKLKKINNKSKKQNKISSKLKGWFLKEWF